Below is a genomic region from Cottoperca gobio chromosome 24, fCotGob3.1, whole genome shotgun sequence.
TTAACAGTGGAGACAGAAGCAAGTGgctgagagaaacaaaaatgGGGCCAATTTTGCAGCTGGCATCCAAAAAAAACGATgttgctaaaacaaaaaaaagggattgcatattttcattttgctcaTTTCTTTAAGAAAAGAGCAAAATCCAAATGTACTGTTTTTCATTTGCTCTGTACGAGTGTTGTGGGTTGAGCCTAACCCTTCTACTGTACTACCCGTTACGCAGACAAAAAGCTCTCACAGACCTCCTGGCATCAGTCACAGCATAGTTTCACCCATGTGTGCTCACACTGAGAAAAGACCTgtgattaaattattaattgCATGAACATTTCTCTGCGTCTTTGCaagacatgtttaaaaaaaggaagtgGCGGTTGTATGTCACAGCCCTCCTATGGATCTTGGTAGAGCATGGTAAagtctatatttatatttttgagtTGTCACAAGGTTTCACTGTATAAACTATAGGCCATATGAGACAAGAGAATATGTACATATTGTAAAGCGAAGCATAAGAGGAATCCATCTATCTACCATAAATTAAAGTGGCTGGCATTTATCAAATggctgtaatatatatatatatatatatatatatatatatatatatatatatatatatatatatatatatatatatgtatgtgtgtgtatatatatatgtatatatatgtgtatatatatatatatgtatatatatatatatatatatatatatatatatatatgaaaaaatgaaatatatttaaataaattataagaTTGATACAAATATGAGTGGTCTTTGTTGATTTGGGCAGTATTTTCTCTTATGTGCCAGTCTTGAAATGTGGAATACTCCCTGAATGATCACATGACTGGGCCGAGACCTGCGACTACAGATCTGGTGAGCTTCCAACTGCAGTTCAACATATTTCAGTCACTAAAACATTCATAGTGGGAAAGAAGTTCATTTTTAAAAGGGCCGAATTGCAAAACAACTTATTTTGCTGCTTTACTTCGGTGGAacctttttagttttattttcaattttgagatatgcatcataaaaaaaaaaatcacatgaTAGGACATGTAACAATGACATACTTTTCTTTCTATGTTAAATgagaaaaattacttttttacaaaagagaaataacatttacaaaaacaatgtccCGATTACTTTATATACAATGAATCTACAGACCTCCCTCTACTTCGTGCCAAAAATATAGTTCCTATGAGCAGTGTTGACGGTGTATTCTGTAAGATTATCCAGTGTCATTTCAGTGACATAAACCCATGTCAAAAGGGAAATTGTAGTTTTTAGATTATGGTTAAtgaatggattaaaaaaaaggaggttGGCGCTTTAGAGCTGCTGGTAGACGGATTCCAGCTACCAGCAGCTTTCAGTCTTTAAGTTAAACTAACCAGCTTGTGAACTCTATATTTAGCATATTTagtacagatatgagagtggtatacATCTGCTCATCTatctctctgcaagaaagccaataagcatattttccaaaatgtcaaaaatattcctttaattgAAATTCATAGCCATTAGGATGTTTGGTCTCCTTGCAGCGCTTGTGTTACGGACATAGGGATCAACTTTTCCTCATGTTCTTCATTTCAGAACAAAATAAAGCACAGATGAGATTGGGCCACATTGTGTCCAAAAAAACCAATAGGCCCTTTGTAATTCACCAAGACAAGAAAATAGATGCATCTGCATCATTGATCTCTGCTTCCCATGAAATACACTTCACAGTGAACGCCCTACTTGACAACTATTCAAGGAAACCACCCTAGAACAAAATTCCAGCCTTGTTTAATGATTTACAGCCTGTTCCCAATGTTCTATCACTCGCCGTGATGAAACCACAAATAGACCGTGAGAAGATGGATCAGTTAATAGTCATTTGTATAAGAACTGATGATAACCACCATTTAAATAGTGGTATAAGGAGAGTAATGTTACATGGAAATGAGGACAAACAGATGGGGTTTTTCCtcatttgtgtcttttaatATTTATCAGATATACTCAATATCTAATATTTGTAAGAATAGCTTGTTAATAAGACAAACAAGAACATAACCAGACCACCAAGTGTCCAATAAAATATCCAGGAAGATTATAATTTAGGCTAGCGTTAACCCGTGTCAGCCTTTGACCTCAGAGAAGTCCAGTCATGCATCATCGTCTGCAGGATATCTTCATTCACATACAAGTTTTAGCTTAGTCAAAATGTTAAGATGAAATGATTTGTGAGTGAAAATAAGTCTCAGATAGTCAAAGTCATTTATCCATTTTATTAATCACCTGAATTCTTCAAATTTTTTCCAAGCagcatctttttaaatgaacacaatgttattactttgtttgacatttacaacactgagacaaatgtgttttctggtGTTTTCAGTGACATCCACAAGAGGGTTACAGTATACTAGTGAGTGCTTATGTGACAGTCAAAGCATATTTGGTAAATCTTTCAAATTCAACAGATTCCACAAAGATAGTTTAAGGTTGGATGTTGTTAGGAGTTCATTTCCAGGAATGCTTTGCAGCAACGTACACACTGTTCATACACCTTTTCAAAGTCCTCGTCACTCCCCTAAgagataaaaaaggaaaaaaaaagagaaattaaaatgtgtttcagccAAGTACCGAGCTGAATCATTGAATACAtctgtttgatttttttttttttggtagcTGAGAATCTGACAtccaataataaaacacaaaacaaaacacataaaatgtCAGTTTCTTACTCAATCATTAAATGATTTTCAGCTCACATTCCAAATAGTTTTGGGAGTGAAGAAAACATATCCCAGACCCTTCGACAGAACACCTAAAGCAGGCCTATTCAATTAGCGGCCCGTGGGATGGATACGGCCCATCTGAACTTTTTTAtggcccgcaagaggttgcctgcaaatcggactggcatatatagcataaataaaactaaaagcatgattcacaccaaatgcggcgaaaacgcaggtgtttccatcccactccgagctgcagcggcgtccGGGAAAAAACGCACTGCACGCTGCACGCTGTGTTGGCGGGCCAGAGAGAAAATCACAcccttactttagctcggcaCGCTAATAACACGTatcaagatgtctctctccaagccaaagaaacctagagttgattctgaaaatcatcacttccagagcgaatggacggacacattgatttactttgccagctgcaacaagtaaaaaactggtgtgtttatcgtgcgactaatgtatttccgtgatgaaagaatataacgtgaagaggcactacaagtcaagtcacggctcgttttctgctttatgattcaaacaagcctacttactgttaaattgtaaaagtgtataagatatgtatgttattgtgagtctgatgctactgttttactatgttctatttagtatttcattttatggatatggacttgttttcaaaagcaccttatgtatgcttggaagtgttgaggatattataaacagggctacttactggtaatgtggtgaatactgttttattatattcatcttttctttctacattagtggacatggagtTGTTGGGAAAACATctcatgtctccttggttttcaagatgcaacattttgcacttttgtgtgaagccttgtagccgcagctttcctactgttttgaatggactggttgctttctgtaatgaattaaggtgatacaaataacgagaaaaaaggggatgcacgtgactagttaACTTCATGTATTACTaactactaacactactgtaagtaagagttatttgtagtgattcattgacagagttttgtgtggcccacaaacccccagtggtTTTCCTgttcggcccacttgctaatgaagttgaatagcctgGACCTAAAGTATAAGCTTTGATATTTGGTAAATAGCATTTCCTCAGAGACAAATACACGGCCTAAAGCAGCAGGAGTACTTCGGAAATTGTCTTTGTTGATTTGGGCAGTATTTTCTCTTATGTGCCAGTCTTGAAATGTGGAATACTCCCTGAATGATCACATGACTGGGCCGAGACCTGCGACTACAGATCTGGTGAGCTTCCAACTGCAGTTCAACATATTTCAGTCACTAAAACATTCATAGTGGGAAAGAAGTTCCTTTTTAAAAGGGCCGAATTGCAAAACAACTTATTTTGCTGCTTTACTTCGGTGGAacctttttagttttattttcaattttgagatatgcatcataaaaaaaaaatcacattttatgacatacttttctttctatgttaaatgagaaaaataacttttttacaaaagagaaataacatttacaaaaacaatgtccCGATTACTTTATATACAATGAATCTACAGACCTCCCTCTACTTCGTGCCAAAAATATAGTTCCTATGAGCAGTGTTGACGGTGTATTCTGTAGATTATCCAGTGTAATTTCAGTGACATAAACCCATGTCAAAAGGGAAATTGTAGTTTTTAGATTATGGTTAAtgaatggattaaaaaaaaggaggttGGCGCTTTAGAGCTGCTGGTAGACGGATTCCAGCTACCAGCAGCTTTCAGTCTTTAAGTTAAACTAACCAGCTTGTGAACTCTATATTTAGCATATTTagtacagatatgagagtggtatacATCTGCTCATCTatctctctgcaagaaagccaataagcatattttccaaaatgtcaaaaatattcctttaattgAAATTCATAGCCATTAGGATGTTTGGTCTCCTTGCAGCGCTTGTGTTACGGACATAGGGATCAACTTTTCCTCATGTTCTTCATTTCAGAACAAAATAAAGCACAGATGAGATTGGGCCACATTGtgtccaaaaaaaacaataggccCTTTGTAATTCACCAAGACAAGAAAATAGATGCATCTGCATCATTGATCTCTGCTTCCCATGAAATACACTTCACAGCAGGAGTACTTCGGAAATTCTGTTTTCGAAGATTCAAAGTGGTTGGCTTTTGCAGAATTTTTGACAGATTTGTACAGAAAGCCTGTCggcacaaagtgcagctgaggctctTATTAAGTCATTAGTTTGGCAGGTACGTATTGAAATGTTGACGACGcgagatgaaaagtcagaaCACCAAGgtcattacaattcatcctctggggaataTGAACGTCTGAACCAAACTCCAAACGAATCCATCCAACGGTTGTCAAGATATATCAATAACAACCGCACATGTCAACCTCGTGgcggcactagaggaaaagtcaggagatCCCCAAGGTCATtagaattcatcctctgggcaccttGATATGTAATACATTCATGACCAATGCAtccaaaaaaggaaaaactgttGAAAAGTTATGATGTAAGGACAGGAGGTATGTAAGTGAGAGCCATGACAAGTAATCAAGCCCTGTTAAGAAAATAATGAGTAATATAGCAACAGTCTAGTAATAACACAGACAAATGACATTGAGAAAAAAGTCATGCTGCGAGTTTGGCATTATAATCACGTCTTCATTTACCCTGACACATTAACAGTGACTGTCTGGCTCCTCTTTACTCACTCTGCTGTCCTGCCATGTGGTTGCTCTCTGAGGGACCACAATCTGTCAAGTATCCAAACCACACTGAGTATAAAGAGCATTCATTCACGCCTTCTTTTGGCAAAGGAAGCTCCAGTAGACACACTCATGCTAATTGCAACAAAAAGAACAGCAGTGTTCAAAGTCAAAATCTGACACAAGAAATTACAGTCACATCTATTGTGGTGGACCGTGACTTCCTCTTCCCGCCACATCACTGATAGTGTTATGGTTACACAGCATGGAACAGCATTGCACACattcattattactattacagCTCTGGCTGCACATGTTCCATCAAGCCCACAGAAGTTGATTAGCATTAATTCAAATacgtttaaaaatgaaaagttggagcatcttttttaatatatactGACAGCACATCATCGTCTCATTAAATGGTCAAACTTTTACTCCCTCCACTTTCTGTTTTATAACCCTCAAGATAAAAAGCAGCCAAGGACCCATGGCCAAATCATTTGGCAGGACCTTCAACCGCAGAGAAATCACATGAGGAGCAAAGGAGATGAGTGAAGCAACGCAAACCAATCTGAACCAGAAGATGTTTCTTATAGTGATATCTAAGaaagtcaaataaaagtaatttattgcaGTGTGCGCTGGGCTGGAAGGCTTCGATATGTTGTATTCCAGTTATAGTTTACCCACTTATTCAAATCAAGTGAACGAGGAGTTGACAGCGATGCCATTTCCTCGTTACAGTCCACTCCAAGTTTGTATTGGGTGCCGTTTCCTGAAACGTGCCTGGACATGATCCCACTTCTCTCCGTGGAGAGTAAATTGTCTCCAGAGCTACGACATGCACCTGAAGAAAGACACGTCCTGTCCAAAACTGTTGTCTGGAACAGGTGCACAGTTTATTACATTTGTCTGTTATTTCCAGACACTTTGTACATTCCCCTCGCACCATCAATGCGACGGGAAAGAGTTTATTTTGTGATTCAATCTCCTCTCAAACCTTGAATGTATGTGTCCCAAAGTCTGAGACTGTGGGCCTCCGCTCAGACAAAGCTTGGAAAAAGGGTAAAATGCACGCGTGGCTGGAGCGGCTACGTCAACATAGCACCGAGAAGCTCGGATTACTAAAACACGGAGGGGGTGTGACCATATTCTTCGCATTACCCCGTTAATTCTTCACATagaaaatagttgtttgctATGTTAATGCTCTGAATGTAGTGTACTAGAACCTTGAAGAATCATCTTTAGGATGCTTGAAAATACTCAACATGAGAATTTACTTACATAATATGGGTCTTTGATGATGAGCTGCTTCTGCGGGTCGTATGAACCGAGGAGCTCAATCTTTGCTTCGCCGTCTTTCGCAAGTTTTGCTTTCCTGTTCAGTTCACTATGAAGACATGAGAAAAAGCATTTAACCAgcagaacagaagaaaaaacttAACATGAACAGAGTTCCTTTTGTCTAAGACAGGGTCTCATTTTCTTAGTCTGGTCAGCTTAAcattggtggtggtggtggggggggggggggaacataatgtgtgagagaaagggggaaaaaGCAAAGACGAGGCATCCAAAGAACTCGGTAAGCTGCTTACAGATCAGATCTGCCATAGGCATGTGATCTCAAAATGATCCCTAAACGTTCAAAGTATCAAAAAAATATCCCTCCCCCTGACCTTTGGAAAGAGCTTAAGAGAGGATATTGCTAATTAAAGGGACAGCATTCACCTACACGTTAGTTATAGCCCGATGTAACCCCCATTATGATCACTATCAAGGCTGTTAGTACGAAAACCTAATTTTACATCTTTCAAGGCAACTTTTAGTTGACATTTAGTAGACATTGAACACATGACACCAGTGCTTTCAGTGACTGTTTCTACCTGCAGGGAGACACATtcacagaaataataaacactGTTGCTGTGGGCTGAAATAAACTTACGTCAAATTGCTCTCATCCATGCAGAGAATGTAGTCAAAGCTCTTGAAATCTTCCTTAGTCACCTGCAAGTGAAGAAAAATGCAGTTAAAAATCTGTGTGTGaacagattatatatatatatatatatatatatatatatatatatatatatatatatatatataaattatggGCCTTCTGAGAGGGTTCAATGTTATGCAGTACAAATCAATCATTTCCAATACAATAAAGAGAGCATGGTCATTCAAAGTTATATTCCTTACATTTTTCATGAAATCAAACCCTGATAATTTTGAACAcgaacacgaacacacacacacacgttatccAGTGTtaaagttttttatttgatctaaTTGATCACAGACTCACACTTTATTGCTCACGCTCTTAACCCTGTTACAGAGTTGCATTGAAGTGTTTCTGGAGTTTTTGACCTCTGGCGTTGCAGGatttccaacaaacaaaaaaaaaattagcAAATGTTTTTTGAAGAAGGAAATGTATTCCACATGTTTGTTagacctcaaggatacacacaatgaGAAGtaaaactgaatgtaaacattttgtttgtttggaagaaaactccacagggcagTTAATGCGCATTAATAGCTTTCAACTGACAAAACAAGCGGTGTCTTTAATTGTGAAGCAGTCACAACAGAATGTAGTTATCACCAAGGTTAGCGCTGACGCTTGTTCATCAAAAGGGAAC
It encodes:
- the acp1 gene encoding low molecular weight phosphotyrosine protein phosphatase isoform X2, coding for MAATQTKSALFVCLGNICRSPIAEAVFRKMATDAGVVDKWRIDSAATSTYEIGNPPDHRGQACMKNHGVPMKHVARQVTKEDFKSFDYILCMDESNLTELNRKAKLAKDGEAKIELLGSYDPQKQLIIKDPYYGSDEDFEKVYEQCVRCCKAFLEMNS
- the acp1 gene encoding low molecular weight phosphotyrosine protein phosphatase isoform X1, yielding MAATQTKSALFVCLGNICRSPIAEAVFRKMATDAGVVDKWVIDSGATSDWNIGSSPDARGLACLRMHGIESRHSARQVTKEDFKSFDYILCMDESNLTELNRKAKLAKDGEAKIELLGSYDPQKQLIIKDPYYGSDEDFEKVYEQCVRCCKAFLEMNS